One region of Vigna angularis cultivar LongXiaoDou No.4 chromosome 10, ASM1680809v1, whole genome shotgun sequence genomic DNA includes:
- the LOC108319843 gene encoding putative U-box domain-containing protein 50 — MDAIQTEKVYVAVGNDAQDGFKALNWALKKWNSHPISVVILHVTHNTPMDYVYTPFGKLPARSVSEEKLQILRKDEQEKINKLFSKYVAFCGKVPAEILQVEKSDEPMQKRVIDLIFGLGITKLVMGFSFMKPSVKSKGAISGLFYVHQHKPSFCELFIICGGKQIFLRGKNDEKIMEDDHGVMVARIRDKITFKDWLDKWFNDKTQDSPDKSESVSSSNLESPVTRNQWEFYMQEIDNYYQELLSSKLEEGNCGLDNDDSQIGPNEPHVTEHNNYNMSGAEKIEVLKSQLNEAQKTILLKRKEAKDSKERHAKAEWAICLCNSRAEEVEGRIREEVGAKEELKKEWEAEREQTEEMRMEVEERRRRLSSLTEVQSELSNRLQIWTLAKTRAETQLERAVGERTEMVREIEELRRQRDVLNRRIEFCKQKDAIGMAARLADTRCTFREYTAEEIRLATDNFSERLRLKSGGDWSNVYRGRFNHSTVAIKMLPSFSLQHFQSKVRLLGDIRHPHLIAMAGFCSEPKCIVLEYMRNGSLRDMLFSRRKNRVIRWYDRIRIATEVCSGLGFLNGAEPRPVIHCHLTPSTVLLDRNLVAKITGFGLHDCRDEQCNVESDLQAIGVLLMHLLTGRNWAGLIEEVMAVDMDREALASVLDEMAGQWPLDLAIELAGLALMCVSTKSNRTSELSIAKVLEELNEIRRKGDEIVGREGRKAIIGGCVDREGTSDVPSVFLCPILQEVMKNPHLAADGFSYELEAIDHWLQSGRDTSPMTNLRLKHTFLTPNHTLRSLIEDWQTNKPPKLTH; from the exons ATGGATGCAATCCAAACAGAGAAAGTTTATGTTGCTGTTGGTAATGATGCACAAGATGGATTTAAGGCTTTGAATTGGGCTCTAAAGAAATGGAATTCTCATCCAATTTCCGTTGTTATTCTCCATGTCACACACAATACTCCCATGGATTATGTCTATACACCAT TTGGGAAACTTCCAGCAAGATCTGTGAGTGAGGAGAAACTACAAATTCTCAGGAAAGATGAGCAAGAGAAAATCAACAAGCTGTTTTCCAAGTATGTTGCTTTCTGTGGCAAG GTGCCAGCAGAGATTCTTCAAGTTGAGAAATCTGATGAACCAATGCAAAAACGAGTCATAGACTTGATCTTTGGTTTAGGAATAACCAAATTGGTCATGGGATTTTCATTCATGAAGCCCTCCGT GAAATCTAAAGGTGCTATTAGTGGATTGTTCTATGTTCATCAGCACAAGCCTTCCTTCTGCGAGCTGTTCATTATTTGTGGGGGGAAGCAAATTTTCCTGAGAggaaaaaatgatgagaaaatcATGGAGGATGATCATGGAGTCATGGTTGCGAGAATAAGAGATAAGATAACCTTCAAAGATTGGTTAGACAAATGGTTCAATGACAAAACCCAGGATTCTCCGGATAAAAGTGAATCAGTTTCCTCAAGCAATTTGGAGTCCCCGGTGACCAGAAACCAGTGGGAATTTTACATGCAGGAAATTGATAATTATTATCAAGAATTGTTGTCTTCCAAGTTGGAGGAAGGAAACTGCGGGCTAGATAATGACGACTCACAGATTGGTCCAAACGAGCCACATGTCACTGAACACAACAATTATAATATG AGTGGTGCAGAGAAAATTGAAGTCCTGAAAAGTCAGCTGAATGAAGCTCAGAAGACCATTCTATTGAAGAGGAAAGAGGCCAAAGATAGTAAAGAGAGGCATGCAAAAGCTGAATGGGCAATTTGTCTATGCAACAGTCGG GCTGAAGAGGTGGAAGGTCGAATTCGAGAAGAGGTGGGTGCTAAGGAGGAGCTAAAGAAGGAATGGGAAGCGGAGAGAGAGCAGACGGAGGAGATGAGAATGGAGGTGgaagagaggaggaggagacTCAGTTCCCTGACGGAGGTGCAATCGGAGCTCTCCAATAGGCTTCAAATATGGACGCTGGCCAAGACGCGGGCGGAGACGCAGCTCGAGAGGGCGGTAGGGGAGAGAACAGAGATGGTGAGGGAGATCGAGGAGCTCAGGCGCCAGAGAGACGTGCTTAACCGAAGGATCGAGTTCTGCAAACAGAAGGACGCAATTGGAATGGCGGCCAGGCTCGCCGACACGCGCTGCACCTTCCGCGAGTACACGGCGGAGGAGATCCGGTTGGCCACCGACAACTTCTCCGAGCGGCTGAGGTTGAAGTCCGGTGGAGATTGGAGCAATGTTTACCGGGGACGCTTCAACCACTCCACTGTTGCCATCAAGATGCTCCCTTCTTTCTCCCTCCAACATTTCCAATCCAAG GTGAGGCTTCTTGGTGATATTAGGCATCCTCATCTGATTGCCATGGCGGGGTTTTGCTCCGAGCCCAAATGCATAGTTTTGGAATACATGCGCAACGGAAGCTTAAGAGACATGCTGTTTTCTAGGAGAAAAAACCGCGTTATAAGATGGTACGACCGAATACGAATTGCCACAGAAGTTTGTTCAGGCCTGGGCTTTCTCAATGGAGCTGAACCAAGGCCCGTCATTCACTGCCATTTGACCCCATCCACAGTCCTCCTAGACCGCAATTTGGTGGCAAAGATAACGGGCTTTGGGCTCCATGATTGCCGTGACGAACAGTGTAACGTCGAGTCAGATTTGCAGGCTATAGGGGTTTTGTTGATGCATCTTTTGACAGGAAGAAATTGGGCCGGGCTGATTGAGGAGGTGATGGCCGTGGATATGGACAGAGAGGCTTTGGCTAGCGTTCTTGATGAGATGGCTGGGCAATGGCCATTGGATCTAGCAATAGAACTTGCAGGCCTGGCTTTGATGTGTGTGTCCACGAAAAGCAATAGAACTTCAGAACTGAGCATTGCAAAGGTCTTGGAGGAACTGAATGAGATAAGAAGAAAGGGGGATGAAATAGTTGGAAGGGAAGGACGAAAGGCAATTATTGGTGGGTGTGTAGATAGAGAGGGAACCAGTGATGTGCCTAGTGTTTTTCTTTGCCCCATACTTCAG GAGGTAATGAAAAACCCACACTTGGCAGCAGATGGGTTTTCTTATGAGCTTGAAGCAATAGACCACTGGCTGCAATCGGGGCGTGACACATCACCAATGACAAATCTGAGGCTGAAACACACATTCCTCACCCCGAATCACACTCTCCGTTCCCTAATTGAGGATTGGCAGACCAATAAACCACCTAAACTTACACACTAA